Proteins from one Mercurialis annua linkage group LG7, ddMerAnnu1.2, whole genome shotgun sequence genomic window:
- the LOC126656183 gene encoding protein NUCLEAR FUSION DEFECTIVE 6, mitochondrial-like isoform X1, with protein MPPFTAARSIFRSASSARSAATRLASKTKPNTSPASPFRTSPNNKKPLSQSLLRRPVGMSFCVESMMPYHTVTASALMTSMLSISRDGYGWLLEACNDDV; from the exons ATGCCACCTTTCACCGCCGCCAGATCAATTTTCCGATCAGCCTCCTCCGCTCGCAGTGCCGCAACACGCTTGGcttccaaaaccaaaccaaataccTCACCAGCTTCTCCATTTCGCACCTCTCCCAACAACAAGAAGCCTCTGTCTCAGTCCCTCTTAAG GCGGCCGGTGGGAATGAGCTTTTGTGTAGAATCGATGATGCCATATCACACGGTTACTGCTTCTGCATTGATGACTTCGATGCTTTCTATCTCTCGGGATGGCTACGGTTGGCTTCTTGAAG CTTGCAATGATGATGTGTGA
- the LOC126656183 gene encoding protein NUCLEAR FUSION DEFECTIVE 6, mitochondrial-like isoform X3, which produces MPPFTAARSIFRSASSARSAATRLASKTKPNTSPASPFRTSPNNKKPLSQSLLRRPVGMSFCVESMMPYHTVTASALMTSMLSISRDGYGWLLEGL; this is translated from the exons ATGCCACCTTTCACCGCCGCCAGATCAATTTTCCGATCAGCCTCCTCCGCTCGCAGTGCCGCAACACGCTTGGcttccaaaaccaaaccaaataccTCACCAGCTTCTCCATTTCGCACCTCTCCCAACAACAAGAAGCCTCTGTCTCAGTCCCTCTTAAG GCGGCCGGTGGGAATGAGCTTTTGTGTAGAATCGATGATGCCATATCACACGGTTACTGCTTCTGCATTGATGACTTCGATGCTTTCTATCTCTCGGGATGGCTACGGTTGGCTTCTTGAAG GGCTGTAA
- the LOC126656183 gene encoding protein NUCLEAR FUSION DEFECTIVE 6, mitochondrial-like isoform X2, with protein sequence MPPFTAARSIFRSASSARSAATRLASKTKPNTSPASPFRTSPNNKKPLSQSLLRRPVGMSFCVESMMPYHTVTASALMTSMLSISRDGYGWLLEGKDETR encoded by the exons ATGCCACCTTTCACCGCCGCCAGATCAATTTTCCGATCAGCCTCCTCCGCTCGCAGTGCCGCAACACGCTTGGcttccaaaaccaaaccaaataccTCACCAGCTTCTCCATTTCGCACCTCTCCCAACAACAAGAAGCCTCTGTCTCAGTCCCTCTTAAG GCGGCCGGTGGGAATGAGCTTTTGTGTAGAATCGATGATGCCATATCACACGGTTACTGCTTCTGCATTGATGACTTCGATGCTTTCTATCTCTCGGGATGGCTACGGTTGGCTTCTTGAAG GAAAAGATGAGACTAGATGA